The Candidatus Deferrimicrobium borealis region GGACACTCGCACTTGAAGGCGCGGGCCTCCGACACCCCGCACCCCTCGCATTCGATCCGGACCGGTTCCTCCACGATTTCGAGGAAGGCGCCTTCCGCGGCTGTTCCGCGGGCGAGGTGTTCGAAGAGGAAGGAGAGATTCTCCGGCTCGATGGAGCGCAGGACGCCCACGCGCAGCCGGATCGACGTCACCTTCTTCGCCGCGTGCCGGTCCGCCTCGGAGAGCACGACATCGAGGATCTCGCCGGCGACTCCGAGTTCGTGCACTTACTTCTTCGCCGCCCGCAGCGCCTCGATCCGGTCGAGGAGGTCGGACATCCCCGCACCGGTGGTCGCGGAGACCTCGAAGATCTCCACCGCGGGGTTGGCGGCGCGGGCGGCGCGTCGGACGCGGTCGACGTCGAACGTCACGTACGGCAACAGGTCCGTCTTCGTGATCACGAGCAGGTCGGACGTCTTGAA contains the following coding sequences:
- the hypA gene encoding hydrogenase maturation nickel metallochaperone HypA, with product MHELGVAGEILDVVLSEADRHAAKKVTSIRLRVGVLRSIEPENLSFLFEHLARGTAAEGAFLEIVEEPVRIECEGCGVSEARAFKCECPRCHGPNVSVTGGDSLRILTLDIED